The following DNA comes from Candidatus Desulfofervidus auxilii.
CAGAAACAATCCATATATCTTTACCTATCAATACTTCAGCTAATGCCTCTAATTCTTTTTTTGTATAAACACTTCCAGTTGGATTTGAAGGACTATTAATTATAATAGCCTTTGTCCAAGGAGTAAGATAAGATTTTAAGATTTCAGGTGTTAATTTAAATCCTTTTTTTTCTTCTGTTTCTACAATTACTGGTTTCCCACCAGCAAGAAGTATCATAGGTGGATATGAAACCCAATAAGGAGCTGGTACGATTACTTCATCACCTGGATTTAAAATAACTTGAAAAAGATTATAAAGGGCATGTTTACCACCACAGGAAATAAGTACTTCTTCTGGAGAATAATTCAGTCCATATTCTTTTGCTATATAATTTACAACAGCTTCTTTTAACTCTGGTATACCACCAACAGCAGTATATTTAGTAAAACCATCTTTAATTGCTTTTATAGCAGCTTCTTTGATATGCTCAGGTGTATCAAAATCAGGTTCTCCAGCAGCAAGAGAGATGACATCTATACCAGCTGCTTGCATAGCCTTTGCTTTTGCATTTATTGTAAGAGTGGGAGAGGGTGGAATGTTTTTAATTCGATTTGAAACCATTTTTATACCTCCTCACTTGACACATGTTTTCAGAAAAGGCATCATAACGAAAAGCATACTTTTTAGCAAGGGTTTAATTAAAATTAAATTATGGAAGGTAAAATTGTTGAATATATAGATGCTAGGAAGGTGATAGCTGCTATTTGTTTAGAAGAAAAAAAAGAAAAAGTACGTCTTTTAACAGCCCAAAATCGTGAAACAGTACTTAATAAAAACCGTATTTGTCATATTTCAAAAGAAAAAATATCATTAAAACAATCTCGAGAAATATTGCTTTCTATCTTAAAAGAAGAAATTGAAAAACGTAATGCTTTAAAAAATACTATTGATGTTTTAGGTCTTTGGGAATTATTAGCTCCTGAGGGAGGTGTATATTCTATTAAAACATTAGCTGAATTTTACTTTCCAAATACCCCATCTTCTACTCAAGAGGCTGCTCTTTTTAGAGCTCTTTTTGAAGAAAAATTAAGATTTAAATTTAAAGGAGATGGTTTTGAGGTTCAATCTCCAGAAAAAGTAAAAGAAATTTTAAAACAAAAGGCAAGGGAAGAAGAAAGGAAAAAGAAGATAGAGGAGGCAGCAAACTGGTTTAAAGCCATTTGGACAGGTCAAATGATTAAACCTCCTGCTAATTCTAAAGAATATATTCAACTTTTAAAAGAGTGGTGTTTCTGGAAAGAAGATGCAAAAGATGCAAAGATTATTAAAGAAATTTTAGAAAAAGCTGGACTTAATACTGAAGATCATCCTTTTTTACTTTTAGTAAAATTGGGTGTATTTTCTAAACATGAAAATATTCTTCTTCATCGTCTTCGCATTCCTATTGTATTTTCTGAAAAGGTAAAAACTGCTATACAAATTCTTATTCAACAAAAACCATCTTATTTTCATAATCGAGAGGATTTACGTGATCTTTATACCTTTACTATTGATGGCCCTGAAACAAAGGACTTTGATGATGCACTTACTCTTTATCGTGATGGTG
Coding sequences within:
- a CDS encoding pyridoxal phosphate-dependent aminotransferase, which translates into the protein MVSNRIKNIPPSPTLTINAKAKAMQAAGIDVISLAAGEPDFDTPEHIKEAAIKAIKDGFTKYTAVGGIPELKEAVVNYIAKEYGLNYSPEEVLISCGGKHALYNLFQVILNPGDEVIVPAPYWVSYPPMILLAGGKPVIVETEEKKGFKLTPEILKSYLTPWTKAIIINSPSNPTGSVYTKKELEALAEVLIGKDIWIVSDDVYHKILLEDNLKWFSIANIDELKEKTFIINAVSKTYSMTGWRIGFLVGNKEIIRAATRLQGQSTSNPTSIAQKAALAALNGPQDFLKDWLNAFKERKKRLLSLLKEMSKISCFEPKGAFYAFPNISAYLNKDISDSVKLAEYLLEKAHVGVVPGIAFGKEGYIRISFATSLELLEKAIERIKKSIEKLL